CCTTCTCGGCCAGCAGCTCGTCGTCGCCGGGGTAGAAGCGGGCGACCGCGGGGTCGTCGCCGGCGAAGGCCCGGATGGCCTCCATCGACTCCCACAGCGAGACCGTCGTGACCTCGACCAGGTCGCCGGCCGGTCGCCTGAGCACCAGCACGCCCAGGTTGCCCGGGGTCGCGCGGTACTCCCGCACCCCGGTGCCGGACTGGTGGTCGAGGTAGCGGTCGGCGTCCTCGGGTCGGACGGCACCGCGCCAGGTGCGCATGATCAACGGGTCCTCCTCGTGGGTCAGCTGTGGGTCCAGCTGTGGGGTCCGGCGTGGGGTCCGGATGTGGGGTCCGGGTGTGGGTCCACCCTCGCAGGAGGCGGGTCAGGGCTCGATGAGCCCCGCGCGGATCGCGTAGCGGGTCAGCTCGACCCGGTCGCGCATCCCGAGCTTGGCGAGGATGTTGGCGCGGTGGCCCTCCACGGTCTTCAGTGCGATGTGCAGCTCCTTGGCGATCTCGCGCGAGGAGCGTCCCTCGGCGATCAGCTTGATCACCTGGTCCTCGCGGGCGGTGAGCACCGAGGCGGGCACCCGCTCGCCGCGGCGCAGCCGGTCGAGGTAGTCGCGCACGAGCGTGCTCTCGGCGCCCGGGTAGAGGAACGTCTCGCCCCGCATCGCCGCGCGGCAGGCGCCGACGAGGTCCTCGTCGGCGACCGACTTGAGGACGTAGCCGCTCGCGCCGGCCTTGAGGGCGCCGAAGAAGTACTGCTCGTTGTCGTGCATCGACAGCATCAGGATCTTCGGCGGGTCGCGGCGCTGCGCGATCTCGGCGGCCGCCTGCAGCCCGGTCATCCGGGGCATCGCGATGTCGAGCACGACCAGGTCGACCTCGGTGTCGCGCACCCGCTCGACGGCCTCCGTCCCGTCGGCGGCCTCCGCGACGACCGTCAGGTCGGGCTCCTGCTCGAGGATGAGGCGTACGCCGCGGCGCACGAGGGTGTGGTCGTCGGCCAGCAGGATCCGGATCACGCGGGCACCTCCTCGATCGCGTCGACGGGGACCTTGAGCCGCACGGTCGTACCGTGCCGCGGCTGGCTGATCACCGACAGCTCGGCGCGCACCAGCGCGGCGCGCTCGCGCATCCCCATCAGCCCGGACCCCTCGGAGAGCCCGGTGAAGCCGCGGCCGTCGTCGCGGACCTCGAGGACCACGTGGGACCCGAGCCGGTGCAGCGACAGCTCGACCTCGCCGGCGTCGGCGTGCCGGGCGGCGTTGGTGAGCGCCTCCTGGGCCACCCGGTAGACGACGACCTCCGCCTCCGGGCTCAGCGGCGGGAGGCCGGGCGCGAACGAGCGGCGCACCGACGCCGAGCTGTGGTCGGCGAACTCGGTGGCCAGGGCGGCCAGCGCGCTCGCGAGCCCGAGGTCCTCCAGCACCCCGGGACGCAGCCGTCGCGCCACCCGTCGTACGTCGTCGAGGCCGGCGCGGGCGCTCTCGCGGACCGCCGCGAGCTCGGGCACCAGCCCGGGCGCGGCCTGCGACTCCAGCTGCTTGAGTCCCAGCAGCACGACCGTCAGGCTCTGGCCGACCTCGTCGTGCAGCTCCTGGGCGATGCGGTGCCGCTCCGCCTCCTGCGCGGCGAGCGCCCGGGCATCGCCGGTGCGGCGCTCCTCGCCCAGGCGGTCGAGCAGGCCGTTGACGCTGCGGGCGATGCCGAGCACGGGGCCGGACCCCTCCTCGGGGAGCTCCGTCGGCTCGAGGTGCTCGATGCCCTCCAGGCGGGAGATCAGCCGGTGCAGCGGTGCGAGCGCCCAGCGGATGAGCAGGGCGTTGGTCAAGATGATCACGACCAGCCCCAGGCCGATGACGAGGATCTCCGAGGGCACCGCGTCGGCGGAGACGCGGGCGGGGGACAGGACCAGCAGCAGGGCCGCGCCCACCAGCACCACACCGTTGATCAGACAGATCGTCCAGAACAACGGGAGGTGGCTGGGCAGGCGCATGCGGCAACCCTCCCATCCCGCAGATGGGGTCCGGCACCCATGGTCGCCGGCCGTGCGCCACCTCGACACTCGTCGCATGCCCCCGCCGGACGAGAACGCCACGCTCGACCCGACGGGCGCCGCCTGGGTGGTGTGGCTGGTCATCGTCGGACCGGGGCTGCTGTTCGTGACCCTCCTCTGCCTGCGCCGGGTGGCGCCCGGCGAGCTGGTCCTCGTGGTCCGCGGCGGGACCGTGGTCCGCGTGCGGCGCAACGGGCTCGTCGCGCGGTGGCCGGGGCTCGAGCGCTTCGAGGCCGTGCCGACCGACCCGCGGGTCCTGCCGCTGGTGGTCCGCTCCCGCACGTGCGACGGCGTCGACGTCGTCGCGCTCGCCGACCTGACGCTCCTGGTGCACGACGTCGAGCCGGGCACGGCGTACGCCCCCTCGGCGCACGCCGCCCGGTCGGCCGAGGACGTCGTCGCGCGCGCGGTCGAGCAGCTCGAGGTGGGCACGCTGGTCGACGACCTCGACGAGCTGCAGGACCGCTGGCCCGCCGAGCTCACCCGCCTGCTGCCGCTGGGCACCGAGGCCACGGCCCTGTCGGTCACCGAGGTCGAGGCCCGGCTGACGGGGGGTGCGGTGTGAGCACCGGGACGGAGTACCTCCTGGAGGTCGCGGTGTCGGTGGCGCTGATCGCCTCGGCGATCGGCTTCGCGATCGGGCTCGCCGTCGGTCGCGGTCGCCAGCCCCGCTGGCAGGAGAAGGGCAGCTTCGTCCACAAGGTCTCGATCGGCTTCGCGACCCTCGACCGGCTCGACGCGGTGCTGCTGCGCTTCGAGGTGGAGCCGTCCTCGCGGCTGTCGGGCGTGGAGGTGGGCGAGCTGCGGCTCCCCGTCGGATCGGGGGTCGCCATCCTCGCCCGCGGCAAGGAGGTCATCGTCCCCGACTCGCGCACCGTGCTGCGCACCGGCGACCAGGTCCTCGTCGTCGCGGCGCTCGGCCAGGTCGCGCGGGTGGAGGACCGGCTCCGCTCGGTCAGCCGCTACGGCCGCCTCGCGAGCTGGGCCGAGGACATGGACGACGGCTCCGGCTCGGCACGCGCGTTCGGCGTGCGCAGGCGGATCGCGTGATCCTGACCTCCGCGGCGCTGGCGATCTTCATCATCGCCTACGCCCTCATCGCGACCGAGCGCGTCCACCGCGTCGCCGCCGCCCTCGGCGGTGTCGCCGGCATGGTCGTCATCGGCCTCGTCGACGCCGAGACGGCGTTCTTCGACCACCACACCGGCGTCGACTGGAACGTCATCTTCCTGCTCTTCGGGATGATGATCATCGTCGGCGTGCTCAAGCAGACCGGGCTCTTCGAGTTCCTCGCGCTCTGGGCGGCCAAGAAGTCGGGCGGCCACCCCTACAAGCTGCTCGTGCTGCTGGTCCTCGTCGGCGCGGCGGTCGCGCCGATCCTCGACAACGTCACCTGCGTGCTCCTCGTCGCCCCGGTCACCCTGTCGGTCTGCCGGCGCCTCGGGCTACCGTCGGCGCCCTACCTGATCTCGCTGATCCTCGCCTCCAACATCGGCGGCATGTCGACCCTGATCGGCGACCCGCCCAACATCATCATCGCGAGCCGGGCCGGCCTGACGTTCACCGACTTCCTGGTCCACTCGCTGCCGCTGACGATCATCCTGCTGGTGCTGTTCGTGGTGATGGCGCGCTGGCTCTTCCGCAAGGACATGACGCGGATGGGCAACGTGCACGGCCTCGACGACCTGCGTCCGGTCGACGCCATCACCAACGTGCGGATGCTGCGCCGCTCGCTCGTCGTGCTCCTGCTGGTGATGGTCGCCTTCAGCCTGCACTCGGTCATGCACCTCGACCCGTCGGTGGTCGCGATGATGGGCGCGGGGGCGATGGTGCTGGTCTCGCGCACCGAGCCCGAGGAGTTCCTCGAGGAGGTCGAGTGGGCCACCCTCGCGTTCTTCATGGCGCTCTTCGTCCTCGTCGGCGCGCTCGTGCAGGTCGGCGTCATCGGCGCGATCAGTGAGTGGGCCGCCGAGGCGATGGGCGAGCGGGAGCTGCTCGGCGCGACCGCCCTGCTCTTCGGCTCCGGCGTCGTGGGGGCGTTCGTCGACAACATCCCCTACACCACCGCGACCGTGCCCGTCGTCGAGGAGATGGTGTCCGGCACCGCGACCGCCGGAGCGGACAGCCCGCTGTGGTGGGCCTTCGTGTTCGGCGCCGACCTCGGCGGCAACGCGACCGCGGTGGCGGCGGGCGCCAACGTCGTCGTGCTCGGCATCGCGGCCAAGGCGGGCGAGCCGATCAGCTTCTGGGGCTTCACCAAGTACGGCGTCGTGGTGACCGTGATGACGCTGCTGGTCGCCTGGGTCTACGTCTACCTGCGCTACTTCGCCTGGGCGTGAGCGTCCGGTGGGCACATCCGTGGCCACATCCGGTAGCCACATCCGGTAGACAGGGCGCATGCGCACCCTGGTCACCGGCGGCACCCGCGGGATCGGCGCCGCCGTCGCCCGCCGACTGGCTGCCGACGGTCACGACCTCGTGCTCGGCTACGCCCGCGACGACGCGGCCGCCGGGCGCACGGCCGCGGAGTGCCGGGCGCTCGGGGTGGAGTGCACCACCGTGCGCGCCGACCTCACCACCGCGGCCGGTGTCGAGGAGGTGTTCGCGGCAGCCGGGGCGCTGACGGGCGTGGTCAACAACGCGGGCGCGACGCTCCACCTCGGGGCGCTCGCCGACACCCCGCCCGAGGTGGTGCGCGCCACGGTCGACCTCAACCTCACCTCCGCGCTGCTCGTGGCCCGGTCCGCCGTCCTGGCGATGGGTCGCTCGCGCGGCGGCTCCGGGGGCGTGCTGGTCAACGTCAGCTCGGGCGCGGCCACGCTCGGCTCGCCGGGGGAGTACGTCCACTACGCCGCCGCC
The sequence above is drawn from the Nocardioides sp. zg-1228 genome and encodes:
- a CDS encoding antibiotic biosynthesis monooxygenase, which encodes MRTWRGAVRPEDADRYLDHQSGTGVREYRATPGNLGVLVLRRPAGDLVEVTTVSLWESMEAIRAFAGDDPAVARFYPGDDELLAEKDLHADHFEVVSTDLDPGVLAQTRSTSAKAAPPASEA
- a CDS encoding SPFH domain-containing protein translates to MPPPDENATLDPTGAAWVVWLVIVGPGLLFVTLLCLRRVAPGELVLVVRGGTVVRVRRNGLVARWPGLERFEAVPTDPRVLPLVVRSRTCDGVDVVALADLTLLVHDVEPGTAYAPSAHAARSAEDVVARAVEQLEVGTLVDDLDELQDRWPAELTRLLPLGTEATALSVTEVEARLTGGAV
- a CDS encoding ArsB/NhaD family transporter; translated protein: MILTSAALAIFIIAYALIATERVHRVAAALGGVAGMVVIGLVDAETAFFDHHTGVDWNVIFLLFGMMIIVGVLKQTGLFEFLALWAAKKSGGHPYKLLVLLVLVGAAVAPILDNVTCVLLVAPVTLSVCRRLGLPSAPYLISLILASNIGGMSTLIGDPPNIIIASRAGLTFTDFLVHSLPLTIILLVLFVVMARWLFRKDMTRMGNVHGLDDLRPVDAITNVRMLRRSLVVLLLVMVAFSLHSVMHLDPSVVAMMGAGAMVLVSRTEPEEFLEEVEWATLAFFMALFVLVGALVQVGVIGAISEWAAEAMGERELLGATALLFGSGVVGAFVDNIPYTTATVPVVEEMVSGTATAGADSPLWWAFVFGADLGGNATAVAAGANVVVLGIAAKAGEPISFWGFTKYGVVVTVMTLLVAWVYVYLRYFAWA
- a CDS encoding sensor histidine kinase, which gives rise to MRLPSHLPLFWTICLINGVVLVGAALLLVLSPARVSADAVPSEILVIGLGLVVIILTNALLIRWALAPLHRLISRLEGIEHLEPTELPEEGSGPVLGIARSVNGLLDRLGEERRTGDARALAAQEAERHRIAQELHDEVGQSLTVVLLGLKQLESQAAPGLVPELAAVRESARAGLDDVRRVARRLRPGVLEDLGLASALAALATEFADHSSASVRRSFAPGLPPLSPEAEVVVYRVAQEALTNAARHADAGEVELSLHRLGSHVVLEVRDDGRGFTGLSEGSGLMGMRERAALVRAELSVISQPRHGTTVRLKVPVDAIEEVPA
- a CDS encoding response regulator transcription factor, with protein sequence MIRILLADDHTLVRRGVRLILEQEPDLTVVAEAADGTEAVERVRDTEVDLVVLDIAMPRMTGLQAAAEIAQRRDPPKILMLSMHDNEQYFFGALKAGASGYVLKSVADEDLVGACRAAMRGETFLYPGAESTLVRDYLDRLRRGERVPASVLTAREDQVIKLIAEGRSSREIAKELHIALKTVEGHRANILAKLGMRDRVELTRYAIRAGLIEP
- a CDS encoding TrkA C-terminal domain-containing protein codes for the protein MSTGTEYLLEVAVSVALIASAIGFAIGLAVGRGRQPRWQEKGSFVHKVSIGFATLDRLDAVLLRFEVEPSSRLSGVEVGELRLPVGSGVAILARGKEVIVPDSRTVLRTGDQVLVVAALGQVARVEDRLRSVSRYGRLASWAEDMDDGSGSARAFGVRRRIA
- a CDS encoding SDR family oxidoreductase, encoding MRTLVTGGTRGIGAAVARRLAADGHDLVLGYARDDAAAGRTAAECRALGVECTTVRADLTTAAGVEEVFAAAGALTGVVNNAGATLHLGALADTPPEVVRATVDLNLTSALLVARSAVLAMGRSRGGSGGVLVNVSSGAATLGSPGEYVHYAAAKAGVDALTLGLAQEVADDGIRVVGVAPGIIDTTIHADAGDPGRVGRVGPRVPLGRAGRVEEVADAVGWLMSDEASYVTGTTLRVAGGR